A DNA window from Criblamydia sequanensis CRIB-18 contains the following coding sequences:
- the infB gene encoding translation initiation factor IF-2 produces the protein MAKNLKLNIKNTQLAKAINLDSVKDKLAKKKAPATKEKEPAVKQPAAPKAKLPKAKPAPRELQETIEVKEDTPKIRARSRSVFAEPEKREDLEEVSFEEPSQESESEVEVPLQTEEVEMETEEAPHETFEPIAQEEIQPIVETVIEEIVAPEPTPEAPVQKEPEVVKPVVPPVRDFEPLKPVEPKAPPVKLGPTGRHVKDLLPADWGKKKPLPTDKPAPGQPPKKSSEEKPKTSDERAKEKTKEKPARSLDLDLDDEEKKKGKSGKFKEFKDLKPAKKQDKSRFDSRDRQGLRESDEDLRWRKRRHKSQKYEIEDTTIRPSSLKIRVPISIKDLAVQMKLKASQLVEKLFMQGLVLTLNDLLDDETTIQLLGQEFGCEITIDSSEQERIRITDKTIKEEVSLTSEDLLEPRAPIVAFMGHVDHGKTSLIDAIRKSNRAASEAGAITQHIGAFRCKTAVGDIAILDTPGHEAFSAMRARGADATDIVVLVVAGDEGIRQQTIEAIQQAKEAKVTIVVAINKCDKPNFDQELVYRQLSEQELLPEAWGGTTITVNCSAVTGQGIPELLEMLALQSEVLELKAAPSARARGVVLESEMHKGLGPVATVLVQNGTLKVGNSCVFDYHFGRIKTMRDEFGNPLQEAGPSTPVEVTGLSGLPEAGQEFIVVKDEKEAKIISDVRSQDRRQTTLTVKKAVSLEKLMEGSKDVPQKTLTLILRADVQGSLEALRAGLLKIDSKKVDLNIIFAGVGEISESDVQFANASNAVIIGFHTQIEGHAEPLIKQYGVIVKLHDIIYHAIDDVKELMAAQLDKIAIETDKAKVEVRATFKSSQHGVIAGCYVLEGTVNRNYHVKLIRAGSEIWKGSISSLKRVKDDVREVSKGFECGILLGTNDVQAGDLLNVYEVTYIKQTL, from the coding sequence TTGGCTAAAAACCTTAAACTAAACATCAAAAACACGCAGCTTGCTAAAGCTATCAACTTAGATAGTGTAAAAGATAAGCTTGCTAAAAAGAAAGCGCCCGCAACTAAAGAAAAGGAGCCGGCGGTAAAACAACCTGCTGCTCCCAAAGCCAAATTGCCAAAAGCAAAGCCAGCACCTCGCGAGCTGCAAGAAACGATTGAAGTGAAGGAAGATACTCCAAAAATCAGAGCTCGTTCACGCTCTGTATTTGCAGAGCCTGAGAAACGTGAAGATTTAGAAGAAGTCTCTTTTGAAGAGCCATCCCAAGAAAGCGAATCTGAAGTTGAAGTGCCTCTTCAAACTGAAGAAGTGGAAATGGAGACAGAAGAAGCTCCCCATGAGACCTTCGAGCCGATCGCTCAGGAAGAGATTCAACCGATTGTTGAGACAGTTATTGAAGAGATCGTAGCTCCGGAACCTACGCCTGAAGCTCCTGTTCAAAAAGAACCGGAAGTAGTCAAGCCAGTCGTTCCTCCTGTAAGAGATTTCGAACCTTTAAAGCCGGTTGAGCCAAAAGCTCCCCCCGTTAAACTCGGGCCGACCGGCAGGCACGTCAAAGACTTACTGCCTGCTGACTGGGGTAAGAAAAAGCCTCTTCCTACTGATAAGCCGGCTCCTGGGCAACCTCCAAAGAAAAGCTCGGAAGAAAAACCGAAAACTTCAGATGAGCGGGCTAAAGAAAAAACAAAAGAAAAACCTGCCAGAAGTCTGGACCTCGATCTTGATGATGAAGAAAAGAAAAAAGGAAAGTCCGGAAAATTCAAGGAGTTTAAAGACCTAAAACCTGCAAAAAAACAGGATAAATCCCGTTTTGACTCAAGGGATCGTCAAGGGCTTAGAGAAAGCGACGAGGATCTCAGATGGAGAAAACGTAGACACAAATCACAGAAATACGAAATTGAAGATACAACGATAAGACCGTCTTCTTTAAAAATTCGTGTGCCTATCAGCATTAAAGATTTAGCCGTTCAAATGAAGCTAAAAGCTTCGCAGCTTGTCGAAAAATTATTTATGCAAGGGCTTGTTCTGACCTTAAATGACCTTCTTGATGATGAGACCACAATCCAACTTCTCGGTCAAGAATTTGGCTGTGAAATCACAATTGATTCTTCAGAGCAAGAAAGAATTAGAATTACCGATAAGACAATTAAAGAAGAAGTGTCTCTTACAAGCGAAGATTTACTAGAACCAAGAGCGCCGATTGTCGCTTTCATGGGTCACGTTGACCACGGAAAAACAAGCCTTATCGATGCTATCCGAAAAAGTAATCGAGCAGCTTCAGAAGCCGGAGCCATCACACAGCACATTGGCGCTTTCCGCTGTAAAACAGCCGTTGGCGACATCGCAATTTTGGACACACCGGGCCACGAAGCTTTCTCAGCTATGAGGGCAAGAGGTGCCGATGCAACAGACATTGTAGTTCTTGTTGTTGCAGGCGATGAAGGGATAAGACAGCAAACTATCGAAGCCATCCAGCAAGCTAAAGAAGCGAAGGTCACGATCGTTGTTGCGATTAACAAATGTGATAAGCCTAATTTCGATCAGGAACTTGTCTATAGACAACTTTCTGAGCAAGAACTTCTCCCGGAAGCTTGGGGTGGAACCACAATTACCGTTAATTGTTCTGCTGTAACCGGCCAAGGAATTCCTGAGCTTCTTGAAATGCTCGCTCTTCAATCTGAGGTCTTGGAATTAAAGGCGGCTCCTTCCGCAAGAGCAAGAGGGGTTGTCTTGGAATCCGAGATGCATAAAGGACTTGGTCCTGTTGCGACCGTGCTTGTTCAAAACGGTACTTTAAAAGTCGGCAATTCTTGCGTTTTTGATTACCACTTCGGACGCATTAAAACCATGCGTGACGAATTTGGAAATCCTCTGCAAGAAGCGGGCCCTTCAACTCCTGTTGAAGTCACAGGTCTTTCCGGTTTACCGGAAGCCGGACAGGAATTCATAGTCGTAAAAGATGAGAAAGAAGCCAAGATTATCTCAGATGTAAGATCTCAAGATAGAAGGCAAACTACTCTAACCGTTAAGAAAGCTGTTTCATTAGAGAAATTAATGGAAGGCTCAAAAGATGTTCCACAGAAAACATTAACCCTTATCTTAAGAGCAGACGTACAAGGTTCGCTTGAAGCCCTCCGTGCAGGACTTTTAAAAATCGATTCCAAAAAAGTTGATTTGAATATCATCTTTGCAGGCGTTGGTGAAATTTCTGAATCGGATGTGCAATTTGCCAATGCTTCTAACGCGGTTATTATTGGTTTTCATACCCAAATTGAAGGCCACGCAGAACCGCTTATTAAGCAATACGGCGTCATCGTAAAACTCCATGATATTATTTATCATGCAATTGATGATGTAAAAGAGTTAATGGCAGCGCAGCTTGACAAGATAGCTATTGAAACTGATAAAGCTAAAGTTGAAGTTCGAGCCACTTTTAAATCTTCCCAGCATGGTGTGATTGCGGGTTGTTATGTCTTGGAAGGGACCGTCAACCGTAATTACCACGTTAAACTTATCCGTGCCGGAAGCGAGATCTGGAAAGGTTCCATCTCCTCTCTAAAGCGGGTTAAGGATGATGTTCGCGAGGTTTCAAAAGGTTTTGAGTGCGGTATTCTTCTTGGAACCAATGATGTACAAGCAGGTGACCTCTTAAATGTTTATGAAGTGACCTACATTAAACAAACTCTTTAA